Part of the Ictalurus punctatus breed USDA103 chromosome 9, Coco_2.0, whole genome shotgun sequence genome is shown below.
CTGTAACTGCTGAGTTGAGAAACAGTCAAAACTATCCAGCCTCTATGGGTCATAACTAACACTAATGAAGGCTAGAGGATGATTAACACAgtatgaatggaaaaaaatgagCTCTGGTTGTTAATTGTCCACCTACAAGGTAGATCATCACCATAATGTGGCCATAAAATTAATGAGGTGTTTAAAAATGCCAGTAGCACTTCTGTACCTGATATACCACTACATACTACCATATCACTGTCATACAATGTCATTACTGTGCTAAGAGTGGTCTCGCTCTTAATGCAGCTACAAGGTGGGTATTCCTAATAATATGGCCATTTAGTGTAGACTCTTTGCTCAGGTGTTCATTCCGTCCGTGTAGctggaaggaaaggaaaaaaaaagagccaaaatAATAACTCCCTATACCAGACCCAGGCTTATCTGCCTtagaatttttgttttgttcagttGGAGATTTTGTGAGATGTCAACACACAATTTCCAGTGAATTAAttattatagaaataataacTTCTTAGAAAGTGcacatttaatataaaccttgcatcTCACACTTCTGTCAAAGATAGTGTTATAGAaatttaatcaacacctgaacaattcagcagcgctgtggtaaattaaaaaaatgaataccaTTCACTGTATAGGAATTCACTTTATATTAATCCTGATTTTTGGGATATTTAACCCTTATCGTGTTCTGTTGAAATTTTGAAATACTTTTCTCAAAAGTGGTGATATGTTCTCAAAGGAAACGGCCTGGTTCTTAACCAGAAATCCATCTTTACTCAATGGGcttcactgtctgtctgtgtagtcTACTGGCCAGGCAGGCCGATGCAGATGATGCGTGATGGACTGAAGTTGTGGAGTAATGGCTCCGATGCCCACAACAGTGACCCtgaggaagatgaggatgaggaggagatgTTGTTTGGGGAGAATGATGATGAGTCAGAGGACATGATGGACTTGAGTGACCTGCCCACCTCACTGTTCGCCTGCTCTGTACACGACGCCGTGTTTGAGGAGGACAGGCAgcgggtgagtgtgtgagtgtgtgtgtaaggtccACAGTGAGGTGATTGTTTGCAGGTTTGGTATAACATGTCTGCATGTGAGTAACAACTGATCTCTGTACAGGATAGGCTTTGCCTGGATCAGAAGGAAACATTAAGGAGGCTTTCACAAATCCAACATTCATTCCATGTGAATCAAGTATGGGCAAAAATGACTGATCTGAGACTGCCAATCAGCGGTGGTCTCGTTCTGCGTCTAAGAGATCTGTAGCACAATATCATAACACAGTTCTACGCTCAATCAACTGAAATAATGAAACCAGCCAAACATGCTGTGCATTATGCGACAtgcctaattattattatttatttatttatttatttttaatgagggCTGCTAAACAGACCCATGAGGTGCAAACTTAACCTAAATATGTCCCATGTCAAACCAAGCAACAAACCAAAAGTACTGATTTCACTTTAATTTGGAATTGGCAAATGGTGACGTGAGTGTGCTTTAAGGTTAGAGCTCAGTTTGTTAGTAATTACTATCATGGCTAGCTATTTTAGTCCCAGTTTCTCATCCATAAGCCAGATGATGTatgcaaatttcttaacatgtgtaaatatttgcattaacataaaaacattcaacaactgagacataaagtGAACAAGTTTCATAgacatttgaggaacagaaatggagtaatgagtccctgaacaaaggtggggggggtcaatattaaaagtaacagtcagtatgtggtgtcctccagctgctttaagtactacagtgcgtctcatcctcatggactgcaccagatgtgtcagttcttgctgtgagatgttcctccactcttccaccaaggcatctgcaagttcttgatcacgtctgggggggacACAtacttacatgtaattttccactgaaaGGACgttcagctgtccttcctgtctccctgtagcgccgtcttaggcgtcttacattacagacattgcagtttattgctctggacacatctgcagtcctcatgcctccctgaagcaggtctatggcatgttcccgcaggtgagcaggaaccctagccatctttcttctggtgtttttcagagtcagtagaaaggtctctttagtgtcctaacttattgtaactgtgaccgtAATTGCccaccacctgtaaactgttcatgtcttaaggactgttccaaagatgcatgtgcaataattgtttatggttcattgaacaagcacgaaaaacattgtttaaaaactttccaataaagatccgtaaagcttatttggattttacaaaattatctttaaaatacagtctcctgaaaaagggacgttccatattatattatattatgtattatattatattatattatattatatatatattaattttactTTTCCTGGCCTTATGTGTACAAGTGTTGTGTTAATGAAGCATCTTCCCAGAAAGAACAAATGGTTCCTacgcacacacaaatgcacacatcGCGCGCACACACTGCCTCAAGCATGTAGGTCCAACCTAGATGGCTTTATATTCTCTGCTAATGCACACGTTTCAAATCTAATGGATGCTGTGGAAGAGGAATCGGAGTAACCTGCATTTAGTGATGGCTGGACTACATTCACAGAACGTTCCTGTGAATTAACCCATTAGCAGTAGTGTGTTTACTTCCCTGCAACTGTTACTGGAAATATTTATTGGGTAAAACATCATGCCTCATAACATAAGTGAACAGCAATCAGAAGGATAGTTACAGGTATTTGTAATTGTTTACTCTGAAAACCTAAGATTGAATCAGTGCTGTGATAAATTACAGAACGTGATCCCACACAGTTCAGTGACGTCGAGCGAGTCTGAGGTGGCACGTATATAGGGCTGGGCgttatgacaaaaatatcatatcctatgatacttgaagacatttctgtGATATGCAATGCGAATCACGACATATAATTTGGCTAATAAACTGTCTGCAAaaaagtagtaaaataaacaaacaaaaaaaaaccccattaaaCTCTCTTAGATGgcacttttatttaatttctacaaagatttttttttttaattacgtGAACTCCACCACATCCGTTCAGTATCATTTActatgtaattattaaaattgtgaaaaaaaatacataaccATACCAATGATATTTCAGAGAAGTGTATCATGTAATCATCTATCACAATATTGATATATCGACATATCAACCAGCCCTAGATGTATAGGTGTTTGTGATTGTGGTGAAAGTAAggttctttttaaaatacagcATGATGATCCATTATCAGTGTATCTCTCACCAGCAACAGTCCTTCTTCTGATATACTGGTgcctgaataataaaaaaaaaaaaaaaacaactttctaCCACTGATTGTCGGACCATGATTACGATCGGTGCGTACAATCTTTGCTACAAAAATGGTTTCCCAGCTGCAACACGCAAtcagaagactttttttttttttcaagtcaaTGCTTTGACTTTAGTGTTAGAGATCTCTTTTTCTTCCACATTTTCTCACCAATTTGGTCTTGGCCAGTTCTCACTCGCCAACAGTTACCAACCTTTTTCAATCTGCTGCccatgctgtgtcacagggcTGCAGaacacactctgaggaaagcaCTGTCTGCCCTCTTCTCTGATGGTGCTGTGATTGATGGGGGAAGAACAGAGTAATGCTTTTCCTCCCAGAATCCacagagcatggccaattttgctctcctAGCCTCCCAGGTACGATGGCTCTCGTAtcgtcaggattcaaactcgtGATCTCCAGATAATAGAGGTCTGAAATCAAGTCCACAAGCTGGTTGGAAAAAAAATCGTGTCAAAAGGTCATGACCgaaatgcttttattatttagtgGTAAATGGTAGTTTGTTGTAGCCTTGACAGACATCGATCAGAAAGGACGTTTCCTTGATGcgctgattttttttcaaaactggATAGAAAGATTCCTCAGAAAACCTCATAAACTAATAAACTCTGTTCCCCAGAGAGCTTGGCTTTTTAAGAGGGTTTCTAGAGGAACCCATAAGAGCCTCCCTTTACAGGACGAGGAAAGGTAATACATTCTGTATGTTTTCCGGTCATGTTACAGTACAAAATTTAACTATGGAAATGGCTTTGGCTAAATTATGAATTAGCTCTGTTAGTCTAAAGAAAATGGTCAACTATGAGACAAGCAGTTAAAGGTGTAGTCAGTGATTTTGATTGCGGTTAGCTAAAGCAagttgtgtgtttgtctgtctattTCTCTGGAGTCTGACTGGATGCTTTCTTGTTCTGATTGGCCGGATGTTGGTGGTTCAGATCATCTGTCTTTTCCCTTTCGGTTGCAGAGCCTGGAGAACTACAAAGGCCAGAAGTTTCTTTCTGAGCTGATATTTTATTGAAGCTGCTGAAGTTTGAAGACAGCTTTGCGTTTTTTGTTATGTCTGACAGTTTGGCGTAAAATGACCAAACTCACCaccttttaaaacacattaGTAAACATTTTCTACAGTCTTGCTACAGGGTACAGTCTACAGGGACCTCATtataagttaaataaataaataaataaaaagtgtggACCCATTTTgtggtgatttattttaataatcagATTCGGATATTAGGCATATTGTGTAAACGTGTACAGTAACATGCCTATTAATTGGTGTTTTCAAGTGAGGCTAATAACTATAGCAACTCAACGATGAAGATAATGGCTTTtataatggtgggttgtgatttcatCCAATGTAACAAAATCTGAAGAATCATGTACAGTCagatccataagtatttggacagtgacacaatttttggtcattttgatgtgatttgaagtgtagactttcagctttcattcagggggtttaacaaaaatattgcattaaccattcAGAAATTAGACATTTCCCCTGAGGAGTCCCTCCATTtgcacaggctcaaaagtaattggacaaactaccaattataaatattaggattatttttaatactttgatgcaaatcctttgcagtcaatgccTATAATTACAGCCGCCTTCAGTTACTGCTCGtctgtgggtctttctgccttctgttttgtcttcagtaagtgaaatgCATTCTCAGTtgagttgaggtcaggtgactgaatCGGCCTTTTATGAACATTCATTTCTTtcccttaagaagctcttgggtcgcttttgtggtttgttttgcgtcattatccatctgttcTGTGAAGCGACATCCTAACAGTTTttcagcatttgactgaatctgagcagaaagtatagttctatacacttcagaattcctTCTgttacttctatcagcagtcacatcatcaataaacactaGTGACCCGGTTCCATTAGCAGCCACACATGCCCATGCCATGACACTGCCTCCACAtatttgacagatgatgtggtatgctttggatcatgagtcCTTCCTTTcgttctccatactcttctcttcccatcattctggtacaagttaatcttgtaTCAAAACTGGGCATTTGCATTCATGAAAGGGTCTCTTGATCGTAGACTTTGACAGTGATATGCCTACCTCCTCCAGGAAAGAATTCtgtgatcatccactttagttgtctttcgtggtcttccaggcctttttggtgttgctgagctcggCAGTGcgttccttctttttaagaatttaCAGAACTGTTGATTTGGCctctcctaaagtttctgctatctctctgatgtgtctgttttgtttttcagcctaacgatggcctccttcacttgcatcgacacctctttggaccgcatattgagagttcccatgaacagctactaaatgcaaattcaacacttggaatcaaccagaccttttatctccttcatTGGTCATTTGTCAAATAATGAGGAAATAGGCCAGACCTAGCCATGGAACTGattatcagtcaattgtccagTTACATTTGAGcctgtgttaaataaataaataaataaataaataaatttttataaaagactaattccatccatccatttttctgtaccgcttctcctacacagggttgcgggaagcctggagtctatcccaggggacttggggcacaacgTGGttgacaccctggacagggtgccaacccatcacagagcactatcgtacacactcacactactgacaatttagagatgtcatTTGGGGAAATTgtagtacccagaggaaactcctgaagcatggggagaaaatGCTAACTCTACGCACACAGGCAGAgatgggaatcaaaccctcaaccccgAAATTCAgaggcaaacatgttaaccacttAGCCAGTGTGCCCCCTGGCTGTAATTTCTAAACAGCTTATGTAATATTtctgttaaaccccttgaattaaatcTGAAAGTCTACAATTCAATTATATGagtgcttcatttcaaatccattgtggtggtgtacagaggcaaaattacaaaaattgtcACTGTGCAAATAATTAAGGACCTGGCTGTATATGATTCAGTGACCCCTGGTCAACCCTTGACCTCACATTGACAACCATGGCTTTGGAATGCAGCCTTCTGTTGCTTTGCACAAGAAACAGCCATTTTGGTTGAGTATAAATGAGTTACATTTTAGAAACAAGTCTGCAAAACTAtagaaactatttttttttttttttaatggaaagcTGTTCTTCTCATTCTTATATAATGGATCAGGCATAAATAGACTGGTTTGCCTTCTACTGTTCCTAGACATGACTTTAGACAGAAGAGAGTGGAGAACTGAGATGAAAATAGCCAGTGCTGCTGTATGGATCAGGAAGATATTAATATATGAATTGGGCATGAAGATGGAGATAATGCAGTGTTTCTGCGTCACCAGGCAACAGGCACGCATTGTCTCTCCTTCATTCATATTCCTCTTCTGTTCATTATTTTATGCAGGCTGTTTATAGGAACTGTggaattgtattttttattaatttattttttatttttttatgtctgtcctctgttcactctctgtctctctctctccctttccctctccctcctttctgtctctctgtctatttctGCTGCATCACCCTGCATTCCTCTGCACCTggaccctctctctctctctctctctctctctctctctctctctctctctttctgtgtgtgtctctctctctctttcgctctttctgtgtgtgtatgtgtgtctctctttcgctctttctgtgtgtgtgtgtctctctctctctctctctctctctctctctctctctctctctctctctctctctctctctctgtgttctatAAATATCTTGCCCTAGTTTGCTGCAGCTGCAGTGAAGCCAGAGGCTGGTAGAGCAGGGTGAGATAGTAAAGCAGTCTACACAtgctcgcgcacacacacatgacaaatttattcatttgcaCTACATGTAAAAAATCCCACCCTCACATAAACTATAAACCACTCATTTTTTTCCAATAAATTGTTTCCAGGTCTTTAGCTTGACCCCGTCAGGCTTGAGATGGATAGTCCAATACACACAACAGCTCATGCACACCAAGTGAGTTACTccttctgacacacacacacacacacacacacacacacacacacacacacacacacacacacacacacacacacacacacacacacacacacacacacacacacacacacacacacacacacacacacacacacacacacagcatgatgTCTACAGTGCCATTGctgtacattgtgtgtgtgattcatgGTGTTCTATTTATAGCctcattattatattaaaacatgaatactcagaaaagaataaaagaaatgtcAAATCAGTTGATCGCTACAGTGATACAGTACAAAGACATACATTGACATTACAATATACATAGttctatgaatgtgtgtgtgtgtgtgtgtgtgtgtgtgagagagaggaaacgAAATACCTGGAAGCTTGAATTGTTCTACTGccctgcttttcttttcttcctacAGACAATACGAGAGGTTCTATTAGTACCACTGACAGAATAATGCACTttgaaaagcaacaaaaaatatTAACGCAATGTTCATAGCACTGCAAAACCCAGAAGCAGACCTATTTTGGCTAGTGCCATTAGTCTTCTATCCCTGTCCTTTGTCAAAGGTTTTAATCTACTAGGTTGTTCAAGAGAGACAAAATAGAGGCTGGTAAGTTAACGGCTGTTTACAgatgctataatgtaaatgatcacaagaactaacttgtttcacagacaatTTTAAAACCGATGTCATTCATGAATTCAgtgaaaattgtaatcattgacaAACTCCTGTGGTGTCAGAGGAACATCACCAATGTCATGCTGTatcctagaacagcacacccCAATGGAGCGGCAGTTAaaatacacacagagtaaaGCTG
Proteins encoded:
- the LOC128633597 gene encoding calcipressin-3 isoform X2, yielding MQMMRDGLKLWSNGSDAHNSDPEEDEDEEEMLFGENDDESEDMMDLSDLPTSLFACSVHDAVFEEDRQRPNDGLLHLHRHLFGPHIESSHEQLLNANSTLGINQTFYLLHWSFVK
- the LOC128633597 gene encoding calcipressin-3 isoform X1, which gives rise to MQMMRDGLKLWSNGSDAHNSDPEEDEDEEEMLFGENDDESEDMMDLSDLPTSLFACSVHDAVFEEDRQRDRLCLDQKETLRRLSQIQHSFHVNQVWAKMTDLRLPISGGLVLRLRDL
- the LOC128633597 gene encoding calcipressin-3 isoform X3, yielding MQMMRDGLKLWSNGSDAHNSDPEEDEDEEEMLFGENDDESEDMMDLSDLPTSLFACSVHDAVFEEDRQRALPGSEGNIKEAFTNPTFIPCESSMGKND
- the LOC128633597 gene encoding calcipressin-3 isoform X4, with amino-acid sequence MQMMRDGLKLWSNGSDAHNSDPEEDEDEEEMLFGENDDESEDMMDLSDLPTSLFACSVHDAVFEEDRQRGCGKPGVYPRGLGAQRG